The following proteins are encoded in a genomic region of Lactiplantibacillus plantarum:
- a CDS encoding ATP-binding cassette domain-containing protein, whose translation MMRVEHLAYYFSRNGQPFFKDVSFQLKSPGVNFLIGQNGAGKTTLADIITGLRPAQGELDLPKAAIYLNQQLPLLSSIRVRDVAQLVLGIEHGRLRLTTEQLQQLIDTQAYQFLAPLWDQHYGQLSGGQRKLVQLLLFLQVDRELIVLDEPTAAVDRENVQLLFQVMQAHPERTYLMITHDVRDLHAFTDYQVLWLNDRQVTTLSKRTFEAASAQADFVALFKTQ comes from the coding sequence ATGATGCGTGTTGAGCACTTAGCATATTACTTTTCAAGAAATGGGCAACCGTTCTTCAAGGACGTGAGTTTTCAATTAAAAAGTCCCGGTGTCAATTTTTTGATTGGTCAAAATGGCGCTGGAAAAACGACGCTGGCTGATATCATCACTGGTTTGCGGCCGGCACAAGGTGAATTAGACCTACCTAAAGCAGCCATTTATTTGAACCAACAACTCCCGTTACTGTCTTCAATTCGTGTGCGGGACGTTGCCCAACTGGTTTTGGGCATCGAGCACGGACGACTACGATTGACAACTGAACAGCTCCAACAACTTATTGATACCCAAGCTTATCAATTCTTGGCCCCGTTGTGGGATCAGCATTATGGTCAGCTTTCTGGGGGCCAACGCAAATTAGTTCAGTTATTGCTGTTCTTACAAGTTGATCGCGAATTGATTGTTTTGGATGAACCAACAGCAGCGGTCGATCGGGAAAACGTGCAGTTGTTGTTTCAGGTCATGCAAGCCCATCCTGAGCGAACCTACTTGATGATTACACATGACGTTCGCGACCTTCATGCTTTTACAGATTACCAAGTGCTGTGGCTCAATGATCGGCAGGTGACGACACTGTCCAAGCGAACGTTTGAAGCTGCGAGCGCGCAAGCTGACTTTGTTGCGCTCTTCAAAACGCAGTAA
- a CDS encoding alpha/beta hydrolase: protein MNQLMTELGQVYYQYRPAGPQQPTLMCLPAFGWDATDYNFKHLMARLPSQVGLLAIDTIGVGRSIHSQMVRTVPHILANLEDVVHHEHVSNLLLVGHSLGASYAFLYAQQHLDNVCGLVLLEPPYAAMAPQLLANVQSFIENYPQLVQQRQTLTLQQLLAEVNPLNLLAERVANARIDLAAYANPSILTEAQCLPQLVTTLRTAEKRVLTLPIQVLVTDQRLTAYQQSPWCQLGHLVHAPGQHYLHWTNENFVRQQLLIALSQS, encoded by the coding sequence ATGAATCAATTAATGACGGAATTGGGACAAGTGTACTATCAGTACCGACCGGCGGGACCACAACAGCCGACGTTGATGTGCTTACCGGCGTTTGGCTGGGACGCCACTGATTATAATTTTAAGCATTTAATGGCACGATTGCCAAGTCAGGTGGGATTACTTGCCATCGACACGATTGGCGTGGGCCGTAGCATTCATAGTCAAATGGTGCGCACTGTCCCGCATATTTTAGCCAATCTTGAGGATGTGGTTCACCATGAACACGTGAGCAACTTATTATTGGTGGGCCACAGTTTAGGCGCTAGTTACGCATTCTTATATGCCCAGCAGCACTTAGATAATGTTTGTGGCTTAGTTTTGCTTGAACCACCCTATGCCGCGATGGCACCACAACTTCTTGCAAACGTCCAATCTTTTATTGAAAACTATCCGCAACTAGTACAACAGCGACAAACTTTGACACTTCAGCAACTCTTAGCAGAAGTTAATCCTTTAAACCTACTGGCAGAACGTGTCGCCAATGCCCGTATTGATTTAGCAGCTTACGCGAACCCGAGTATTCTGACTGAAGCGCAATGCTTACCACAATTAGTAACGACGCTTCGAACCGCTGAAAAGCGGGTACTGACGCTGCCAATCCAAGTTTTAGTCACTGACCAACGCTTGACGGCGTACCAACAATCACCGTGGTGCCAGCTTGGTCACCTAGTTCATGCACCAGGTCAGCATTATTTACACTGGACGAACGAAAATTTTGTCCGGCAACAACTATTGATTGCTCTGTCCCAGTCATAG
- a CDS encoding NAD(P)/FAD-dependent oxidoreductase codes for MQKQVTIIGSGIVGAVTAYYLSQNPDLNVTIYDEGIGQATKNSAGIISPWLSKRRNQRWYQLAKAGAALYPEIVADTQMGYSVYQQAGTIVTRADPDDLQALYDLALKRRQAAPQMGTIEKLTAEEVQERIPLLTAPQPGVFVSGGARVDGDKFAHNLLKYAEKRNLVRHKGKVRLGDQGQLLTVNGQQSYDTLILAVGAWLKPLLLPMKIVADVRPQKGQLIEMQLPETWADDVPVLMPEGERDFIPFTRSKLVVGATHENDQGYDLQVSSLVEDDLFASGLKLDANLTKDQITQVKVGTRAYTRDFAPFFGPIPDNPHILVASGLGSSGLTTGPMIGKLLADYVQTGAHDWDQYQRSIETYLAPAD; via the coding sequence ATGCAAAAACAAGTAACGATTATTGGTAGTGGCATTGTTGGGGCGGTCACGGCGTACTATTTAAGCCAGAACCCTGACCTGAACGTCACGATTTATGATGAAGGTATTGGTCAAGCGACTAAGAATTCAGCAGGGATTATTTCACCTTGGTTATCCAAACGTCGTAATCAGCGTTGGTATCAACTCGCTAAGGCCGGGGCTGCTTTGTATCCGGAAATTGTTGCGGACACGCAAATGGGCTATTCTGTTTATCAACAAGCAGGAACGATTGTGACTCGTGCCGATCCAGATGATCTGCAGGCGCTATACGATTTAGCTCTAAAGCGCCGGCAAGCGGCACCCCAGATGGGAACGATTGAGAAATTAACTGCTGAAGAAGTCCAAGAACGGATCCCACTGCTAACGGCGCCCCAACCCGGTGTGTTTGTGAGTGGTGGTGCGCGGGTCGATGGCGATAAGTTTGCACATAATTTACTGAAATACGCTGAAAAGCGGAACCTGGTCCGTCATAAAGGTAAGGTACGTTTAGGTGACCAGGGCCAACTATTGACGGTTAATGGTCAGCAAAGCTATGACACGTTGATTTTAGCAGTCGGGGCGTGGCTAAAGCCGTTATTGTTGCCAATGAAGATTGTTGCGGATGTTCGGCCACAAAAAGGGCAGTTGATTGAAATGCAGCTACCTGAGACTTGGGCTGACGATGTTCCAGTGCTCATGCCTGAAGGTGAACGAGACTTTATTCCCTTTACGCGCAGCAAATTGGTCGTTGGGGCGACGCACGAAAATGATCAGGGCTACGATTTGCAGGTTTCAAGTCTGGTTGAAGATGATCTCTTTGCTAGCGGGCTCAAACTTGATGCCAACCTGACTAAGGATCAAATTACGCAGGTAAAAGTGGGTACGCGTGCCTACACGCGTGACTTTGCGCCGTTCTTCGGTCCAATTCCGGATAACCCACATATTTTGGTAGCTAGCGGGTTAGGTTCATCTGGTTTAACAACAGGACCCATGATTGGTAAGCTGTTAGCCGATTATGTTCAAACTGGTGCTCATGACTGGGACCAGTATCAACGATCAATTGAAACTTATTTGGCCCCGGCTGATTAG
- a CDS encoding ribonuclease HI family protein has protein sequence MQLYTDAATTPDNQRSAAGILIIDQGQQHQFKQVLPDSDNHTAEFLAAIAGFKTLLDSYGPQVSVFFYTDSQIVAESVAKGYSKTFSVELATLLHLQDQCQLVITQWIAESDNHGAHQLAQQGLHLSD, from the coding sequence ATGCAATTATATACGGATGCCGCGACCACACCCGATAATCAGCGCAGTGCCGCGGGAATCTTAATTATTGATCAGGGCCAACAACACCAATTCAAACAGGTCTTGCCAGACAGTGATAATCATACCGCAGAATTTCTTGCCGCCATTGCTGGCTTTAAAACTTTATTAGATTCTTATGGTCCGCAAGTCAGCGTCTTTTTCTATACGGATAGTCAAATCGTCGCCGAAAGTGTCGCCAAGGGTTACAGCAAAACTTTCAGTGTCGAGCTGGCGACTTTGCTGCACCTGCAAGACCAGTGCCAATTAGTAATCACCCAGTGGATTGCCGAAAGTGATAACCATGGCGCCCATCAATTAGCACAACAAGGCTTACATCTTAGTGACTAA
- a CDS encoding EbsA family protein, giving the protein MNNDKHTFKYQPMLASSVIVWSWTALVLMAGIILWLEILKFKWWLLVIAALFIALVAIQISLRRVTINHNLIIFSTVLNHSWLVIPRDQLELIVPIRGGLKVQIDGNQYRFLMLKKARNQLIGLATSR; this is encoded by the coding sequence GTGAATAACGATAAGCATACCTTTAAATACCAACCAATGCTAGCGTCAAGTGTTATCGTCTGGTCGTGGACGGCACTAGTATTGATGGCGGGGATTATTTTGTGGCTAGAAATCTTGAAGTTTAAGTGGTGGTTACTCGTCATTGCGGCGCTCTTTATTGCCTTGGTCGCGATTCAAATCAGCTTGCGGCGCGTAACAATCAATCATAACCTCATTATTTTTAGCACGGTCTTGAACCATTCTTGGCTTGTGATTCCCCGTGATCAACTCGAATTGATCGTCCCGATACGCGGTGGGTTGAAAGTTCAAATCGATGGTAATCAATATCGGTTTTTGATGTTGAAAAAGGCGCGCAATCAGTTGATTGGCCTAGCAACTAGTCGATAG
- a CDS encoding formate--tetrahydrofolate ligase, producing MKDIEIAQQVIPEPITAIAAKAGLTVDQIDQYGSTKAKLKLPLPVKKTQRNLILVTSINPTPAGEGKSTVTIGLGDALTKIGKSTMIALREPSLGPVMGMKGGATGGGYSQVIPMEDINLHFTGDMHALTAANNTLAALIDNHIQQGNQLGIDQRRIQWKRALDINDRALRHTVIGLGGATSGVPREDGFDITVASELMAILCLSENIADLKQRVNRIVIGYTHDRQPVTVADLNVGGAITLLLKDALRPNLVQTLAHTPALVHGGPFANIAHGCNSVLATQAGLNLADYTVTEAGFGADLGGQKFMDINVPAVGQAPNAVVIVATIRALKLHGGVALQDLATENVAALKAGAANLGHHIHAMQRYGVPVVVAINEFTADTDAEIHAVKDYCADLGVDAVLADVWGRGGDGATDLAAAVVDLCAQPSHFQPLSPADADLKTKINDIVTKTYGGANVEYSAKAQRQLRTFAKQGWDHLPVCMAKTQYSLSDDPKRLGAPTGFTINVREFVPKLGAGFIVALTGNVLTMPGLPKHPAALDMDISDDGKISGLF from the coding sequence ATGAAGGATATTGAAATTGCACAGCAAGTGATACCAGAACCGATTACGGCGATTGCGGCTAAAGCGGGCTTGACGGTTGACCAGATCGACCAATATGGGAGCACGAAGGCTAAACTTAAATTACCGTTACCGGTTAAGAAAACTCAACGCAACCTTATTTTAGTAACGTCGATTAACCCGACGCCTGCTGGTGAGGGAAAGTCAACCGTGACTATTGGGTTAGGTGACGCGTTGACTAAGATTGGTAAGTCAACGATGATTGCATTGCGGGAACCTTCATTAGGACCAGTTATGGGGATGAAGGGTGGCGCCACTGGTGGCGGGTACTCACAAGTGATTCCAATGGAAGATATCAATTTGCACTTCACCGGCGACATGCATGCCCTGACGGCTGCGAACAACACGCTCGCGGCCTTAATTGACAACCATATTCAACAAGGTAACCAGTTGGGTATCGATCAGCGTCGAATTCAATGGAAGCGCGCGTTGGATATTAATGATCGGGCGCTCCGGCATACGGTGATTGGCCTTGGTGGTGCAACGTCGGGTGTACCTCGTGAAGATGGGTTTGACATTACCGTCGCGAGTGAACTGATGGCCATTCTCTGTCTTTCAGAAAATATTGCGGACTTGAAACAACGTGTTAATCGAATTGTAATTGGCTACACACATGACCGTCAACCAGTGACAGTTGCTGATTTGAACGTCGGTGGCGCGATCACGTTACTTTTGAAAGACGCGTTACGTCCAAATTTAGTTCAAACCCTGGCGCATACCCCAGCACTCGTTCATGGTGGTCCGTTCGCCAATATCGCGCATGGTTGTAACAGTGTACTTGCCACGCAAGCTGGATTGAATCTAGCCGACTATACGGTAACCGAGGCGGGCTTCGGTGCTGATTTGGGTGGTCAGAAATTCATGGATATTAATGTGCCAGCGGTCGGACAAGCGCCCAATGCCGTGGTAATCGTGGCGACGATTCGGGCTTTAAAGTTACATGGTGGCGTGGCTTTGCAAGATTTGGCAACCGAAAATGTGGCGGCCTTGAAAGCCGGTGCGGCTAATTTAGGACATCATATCCATGCCATGCAACGTTATGGGGTGCCAGTCGTGGTGGCCATCAACGAATTTACGGCCGATACTGACGCCGAAATCCATGCCGTCAAAGACTATTGTGCCGATCTTGGAGTCGATGCAGTCTTGGCTGATGTCTGGGGTCGTGGGGGTGACGGGGCAACCGACTTAGCTGCCGCAGTGGTTGATTTATGTGCTCAGCCAAGTCATTTTCAACCGTTATCACCAGCGGATGCGGATCTTAAGACGAAAATCAACGATATTGTCACTAAGACGTATGGTGGAGCCAATGTCGAATATTCAGCGAAAGCTCAGCGCCAATTGAGAACGTTTGCTAAGCAAGGGTGGGATCATTTGCCAGTCTGCATGGCGAAGACGCAATACTCATTGAGCGATGATCCCAAACGTCTCGGAGCACCAACCGGATTTACAATTAATGTTCGTGAATTTGTGCCGAAGTTAGGTGCGGGTTTCATTGTCGCTTTGACCGGGAACGTGTTGACGATGCCAGGACTGCCAAAACATCCGGCCGCACTCGATATGGACATTAGTGATGATGGAAAAATCTCAGGTTTGTTCTAA
- the lspA gene encoding signal peptidase II, translating into MWIYLILMVALVIIDQVIKAAIVSHIALGASTSIVTGLLSLTNLHNNGAAWSILEGKMWFFYLISVIALIVMGYLLWRLRGKWLYEVGISLMIAGTLGNFIDRLRIGYVVDMFQLDFINFPIFNFADSCLTVGVIFILIGVLRDDSFEK; encoded by the coding sequence ATGTGGATCTATTTAATTTTAATGGTAGCGCTGGTCATTATTGACCAAGTTATCAAAGCAGCGATTGTGAGTCATATTGCGTTGGGTGCCAGTACGAGTATTGTTACCGGGTTATTATCACTCACAAATTTACATAATAACGGGGCTGCTTGGAGTATCTTAGAAGGCAAGATGTGGTTCTTCTACTTGATTTCAGTGATTGCCTTGATCGTGATGGGCTACTTGCTGTGGCGCTTACGTGGCAAATGGCTATATGAGGTTGGTATTTCACTGATGATTGCGGGAACTTTGGGGAATTTCATTGACCGGTTACGTATTGGGTACGTCGTCGATATGTTCCAACTTGATTTTATTAATTTTCCAATTTTTAACTTTGCGGATTCATGTTTAACCGTGGGCGTCATTTTTATCTTGATCGGCGTGCTGCGGGATGATAGTTTTGAAAAATAA
- a CDS encoding RluA family pseudouridine synthase, whose translation MIVLKNKLQGADNVAGATTEQQFMITDQTGRLDKVLAALQSVWTRSQVDKLIKTDQVTVNGQLEASKYHVKPGDEIVVAAQTVQQTTIEPENIPLDIVYEDDDVLVVNKPQGMVVHPAPGHPNHTLVNALLYHSPLSTINGEFRPGIVHRIDKDTSGLLMVAKNDRAHQSLAAQLKAKTNLREYVALVHGVIKEDTGTINAPLGRSPKDRKKQAIIKTGRPAVTHFKVLKRYQHYTLISCRLETGRTHQIRVHLQSIGHPLVGDPLYGPKKTIKGHGQFLHAKLLGFKHPVTGDLLTFEAPLPPIFTTTLAKLDKTDGNH comes from the coding sequence ATGATAGTTTTGAAAAATAAGTTACAGGGAGCTGATAACGTGGCAGGAGCGACCACGGAACAACAATTCATGATTACTGACCAAACAGGGCGCTTGGATAAAGTGTTAGCGGCACTACAGTCGGTCTGGACGCGGTCGCAAGTTGATAAGCTGATCAAAACGGATCAGGTGACGGTCAATGGTCAGCTCGAGGCGAGCAAGTATCACGTCAAACCAGGTGACGAAATTGTCGTTGCCGCACAGACGGTTCAACAAACAACGATTGAGCCAGAAAACATTCCATTAGACATTGTTTATGAAGACGATGACGTCTTGGTTGTCAATAAACCTCAGGGGATGGTCGTGCATCCAGCCCCTGGGCACCCTAACCATACCTTGGTGAATGCCTTGCTGTATCATAGTCCGTTGTCGACGATCAACGGTGAATTTCGGCCAGGGATCGTTCATCGCATCGATAAAGATACATCCGGATTATTGATGGTCGCAAAAAATGACCGGGCTCACCAATCGTTGGCGGCCCAGCTGAAGGCGAAAACTAACTTGCGAGAATACGTCGCACTCGTTCACGGAGTGATTAAAGAGGATACGGGGACAATTAATGCGCCACTTGGTCGGTCACCGAAGGATCGCAAAAAGCAAGCCATCATTAAGACCGGGCGACCAGCAGTCACCCATTTTAAAGTACTGAAACGTTATCAGCACTATACTTTGATTAGTTGCCGGCTGGAGACTGGCCGTACGCATCAAATCCGCGTTCATTTACAATCTATTGGACATCCGCTGGTGGGCGATCCCCTGTACGGCCCCAAAAAGACGATTAAGGGGCACGGTCAATTTTTACACGCCAAGTTATTGGGATTCAAGCACCCCGTAACGGGAGACTTGTTGACCTTTGAGGCACCACTACCACCGATCTTTACAACAACCTTGGCTAAGCTTGACAAAACCGATGGGAATCATTAA
- the pyrR gene encoding bifunctional pyr operon transcriptional regulator/uracil phosphoribosyltransferase PyrR has protein sequence MQKEVVDSMAMKRALTRITYEIIEQNKGIKNVVLVGVKTRGVYIAQRIAAQLQQLEGTAIPVGELDITAFRDDQPLDQARLSTDYQLTFSVANKRVILVDDVLFTGRTIRAALDALMGGGRPQSIALAVLVDRGHRELPIRADFIGRNIPTARQERIKVTVNEIDGHDGIEIIN, from the coding sequence ATGCAAAAAGAAGTTGTTGATTCAATGGCGATGAAACGGGCATTGACCCGGATCACCTATGAAATTATCGAACAGAACAAAGGCATTAAAAATGTCGTCTTAGTGGGCGTTAAAACCCGCGGCGTCTATATTGCGCAGCGGATTGCAGCCCAATTACAACAGCTTGAAGGTACTGCGATTCCAGTTGGCGAGTTAGACATCACGGCATTTCGTGATGATCAGCCGCTGGATCAAGCACGGCTTTCAACGGACTATCAGTTAACGTTTTCGGTGGCGAATAAGCGGGTCATTTTAGTCGATGATGTTCTATTTACCGGCCGAACAATTCGCGCGGCTTTAGACGCATTAATGGGTGGCGGTCGGCCCCAGAGCATTGCCTTGGCGGTGCTAGTCGATCGTGGTCACCGCGAATTGCCGATTCGCGCTGATTTTATTGGTCGCAACATTCCCACCGCGCGTCAAGAACGCATCAAAGTGACGGTCAATGAAATCGACGGTCACGATGGTATTGAAATTATTAACTAG
- a CDS encoding carbamoyl phosphate synthase small subunit: MADRYLILEDGSAYLGEGFGSPAVSTGEIVVNTSMTGYQEIITNQIYHNQIVAFTQPTIGSYGINHDSYESILPTVKGVVVRDVASISTNRQRRWSLDQYLKQQNIPGISHIDTRHLAKQLRASGPMKASIVDVADAHAFDQLGATVLTNQQVAAVATPKPFPNPGTGLNVVVIDFGLKHGILRELSKRACNVTVLPYTATTEEILNLDPDGVILSTGPGKPQDLPASVTEMIKNIQNRVPLFAIGLGHELFAMANGAQIMKLSPEHHGANHPIREVITNQIIYAAQGQGFAVDADTVDRNKLITTFVDLIDGTIQGLRLRDFPAFSVQFFPDGAPGPTETRDIFDEFVESMQQARGPIW; the protein is encoded by the coding sequence ATGGCAGACCGCTATTTGATTCTTGAAGATGGCAGCGCCTATTTAGGTGAAGGCTTTGGCTCGCCAGCGGTTTCTACCGGAGAAATCGTCGTCAACACGAGTATGACGGGCTATCAAGAAATTATTACTAATCAAATTTATCATAATCAAATCGTTGCTTTTACGCAGCCAACCATTGGGAGCTATGGGATCAACCACGATAGCTACGAATCAATTTTACCGACCGTTAAGGGGGTCGTTGTTCGGGATGTTGCTAGCATTTCGACCAACCGGCAGCGGCGCTGGTCACTGGATCAATATTTAAAGCAACAAAATATTCCTGGCATCAGCCATATTGATACACGGCACTTAGCGAAGCAACTCCGAGCAAGTGGCCCGATGAAAGCCAGTATCGTAGACGTTGCAGATGCCCATGCCTTTGATCAATTGGGTGCGACCGTGCTGACTAATCAACAGGTGGCAGCGGTCGCAACACCGAAACCATTTCCTAATCCGGGGACGGGGCTCAATGTCGTGGTCATCGACTTTGGCCTCAAACACGGGATTTTGCGCGAACTTAGTAAGCGTGCTTGTAACGTCACGGTCTTACCTTATACGGCAACGACTGAGGAAATTTTAAACTTAGATCCAGACGGCGTCATTCTATCGACTGGGCCCGGCAAACCTCAGGACTTACCAGCCAGTGTGACTGAGATGATCAAGAACATTCAAAATCGGGTGCCACTGTTTGCCATCGGACTGGGCCACGAACTATTTGCGATGGCCAATGGCGCCCAAATTATGAAATTATCACCTGAACATCATGGGGCTAACCACCCAATCCGCGAAGTGATTACGAACCAAATTATTTATGCAGCTCAGGGCCAGGGGTTCGCGGTAGATGCGGATACTGTTGATCGTAATAAGTTAATCACGACATTTGTTGACTTGATCGATGGGACGATTCAAGGACTGCGTCTACGGGACTTTCCAGCGTTTTCAGTGCAATTTTTCCCAGATGGCGCTCCTGGTCCGACTGAAACGCGCGATATTTTTGATGAATTTGTTGAGTCGATGCAACAAGCAAGGGGGCCAATCTGGTGA
- a CDS encoding ATP-binding protein: MNNQALQKVLIIGAGHNDIGREGQHDAAVTQIGAAIRRLGIAVVLVDNNAYSVAAENRFADKVYLEPLTVAALSKIIETEQPDGLIPSLGGVQTVTLIQGLIRNNVLKNNHVKLLQWDQDVVDMIVNPALMSNRLKDMGEPVIASQVVASTTEAMAVVRHVGFPVIVKSVAPRIEASRQLCEDEDELQRALAMGFKVSGTKQCIVEQSIVGYKELEFVAVRDQKDTALLVSGMENFDPVGIHSADSIVFAPTQTITDQEYQQFRSATLKIMRKLHLTGSCHVQFALDPTTQNYYVIKVTPYFDRTMALAARATEYPLAQVVGNLMVGISLAEVKLPGAYRKQTALIEPVLDHIVCRIPVWPFNVLKKVSHQLDTVTESTGSVIGIGRSTEEALLKGLRSTDESRYHVIANRPQNYSEGELIQRLIHPQAGRMLILLEALNRGYQIDELAELTKIDAFYFYKLSHILEIERALRERPFDVHALGRAKYFGFTDEDAAAAWQTDVAKVRNFALENEIQPTFKEVEPTAGEFTEQTSTYYSTYEFDNESQPSTGRRVVVIGTGANRIGTNHGNDYLVSQLLFYLKKADYEPVLINANPNSVAMTPRLAKKRYVEPKQYSDILNVLAIEKPLIVFTTYHDYRLGQKLVQDGYQVIQINNSLPREQIKTNDSPAVEVITDGTDVTIFGVSEIIAGNNLRGNVRGAVQVFPIRDKAENQAITALHAEIKQRVLAMGAPGLYTVRLAIADTALQLATIEPMSIATMALISKASGSSVTRLLLHVKLGEALTKVMYDYPDVNRLKPVYVQANTFPYNHLQIYDEVEATGEPGHATGTVIAHGDTLKAALTALNQGNEDTDF; the protein is encoded by the coding sequence GTGAACAATCAAGCCTTACAAAAAGTGTTGATTATCGGCGCTGGGCATAATGACATTGGCCGAGAGGGACAACACGACGCGGCGGTGACCCAAATCGGTGCGGCAATTCGGCGTCTGGGCATTGCTGTTGTCCTCGTCGATAACAATGCTTACTCCGTGGCGGCTGAAAATCGGTTTGCTGACAAGGTTTATTTAGAACCACTGACCGTCGCCGCACTATCCAAAATTATTGAAACTGAACAGCCTGATGGCCTCATTCCTTCACTTGGTGGCGTCCAAACAGTCACCCTAATTCAAGGGTTGATTCGCAACAATGTGTTAAAAAATAATCACGTGAAGTTGCTACAGTGGGATCAAGACGTGGTCGACATGATTGTCAACCCAGCGCTGATGAGCAACCGGTTGAAAGATATGGGTGAACCCGTGATTGCCTCACAAGTTGTGGCTAGCACGACTGAGGCGATGGCCGTGGTGCGCCACGTCGGTTTTCCAGTGATCGTCAAGTCGGTCGCACCCCGAATCGAAGCGAGTCGCCAACTATGTGAAGATGAAGACGAACTGCAACGGGCACTAGCAATGGGATTCAAAGTTTCAGGGACCAAACAATGTATTGTCGAACAGAGTATCGTCGGCTATAAAGAACTCGAATTTGTAGCCGTCCGTGATCAGAAGGACACCGCGCTACTAGTCAGTGGGATGGAAAATTTTGATCCAGTTGGGATTCACTCCGCTGATTCAATCGTTTTTGCCCCAACGCAAACGATTACGGATCAAGAATACCAACAGTTTCGCTCAGCGACACTCAAGATCATGCGCAAGTTACACTTGACCGGCTCTTGTCACGTTCAATTTGCACTTGATCCGACCACGCAAAACTATTACGTGATTAAAGTGACACCGTACTTTGATCGGACGATGGCGTTAGCCGCGCGGGCAACCGAGTATCCGTTAGCACAAGTTGTTGGTAATCTAATGGTCGGGATAAGTTTGGCAGAGGTCAAACTGCCCGGAGCCTACCGTAAACAAACAGCTTTAATTGAACCCGTTTTAGATCATATTGTTTGCCGGATACCAGTTTGGCCGTTTAATGTGTTGAAGAAAGTTAGTCATCAACTAGACACCGTGACGGAATCGACAGGCTCAGTGATCGGTATTGGTCGTTCAACGGAAGAAGCCTTGTTGAAGGGGTTGCGGTCTACGGACGAATCTCGCTATCACGTGATTGCTAATCGACCCCAGAACTATTCGGAGGGTGAACTGATCCAACGGTTGATTCATCCGCAAGCTGGGCGCATGCTGATTTTACTTGAAGCCCTGAATCGTGGTTATCAAATCGATGAATTAGCCGAGCTAACCAAGATTGATGCTTTTTACTTTTATAAACTGAGTCATATTTTAGAAATTGAACGAGCCTTGCGTGAACGGCCGTTTGACGTCCACGCGCTGGGCCGAGCCAAATATTTTGGCTTTACCGATGAAGATGCGGCCGCTGCCTGGCAAACGGATGTGGCTAAGGTTCGCAACTTTGCGTTGGAAAATGAAATTCAACCGACTTTTAAGGAGGTCGAACCGACTGCCGGGGAATTTACTGAGCAGACGAGTACTTATTACTCCACGTACGAATTTGATAACGAAAGTCAACCGTCTACTGGTCGGCGAGTCGTTGTCATTGGCACGGGTGCTAACCGGATTGGAACCAACCATGGGAACGACTATTTGGTCTCACAACTGTTGTTCTACTTGAAAAAGGCTGATTATGAGCCTGTTTTGATCAACGCTAACCCTAATAGTGTGGCGATGACTCCACGATTGGCCAAAAAACGTTACGTTGAACCTAAACAGTATTCGGATATTTTAAACGTCTTAGCGATTGAAAAGCCGTTGATTGTTTTTACCACCTATCATGATTACCGGCTGGGCCAGAAGTTAGTACAGGATGGCTACCAAGTGATCCAAATCAACAATAGCTTGCCGCGCGAGCAGATCAAGACCAACGATTCGCCCGCCGTCGAGGTGATTACGGACGGCACCGATGTGACAATTTTCGGGGTAAGTGAAATTATTGCGGGAAATAATTTGCGTGGCAATGTCCGTGGTGCGGTCCAAGTATTTCCGATTCGTGATAAGGCGGAAAATCAGGCAATTACAGCTTTACACGCTGAAATCAAGCAACGAGTGCTCGCCATGGGTGCGCCCGGGCTCTATACAGTTCGGTTAGCGATTGCTGATACAGCTTTGCAACTTGCTACGATTGAACCGATGAGCATTGCTACGATGGCGTTAATCAGTAAGGCCAGTGGGTCGAGCGTGACCCGACTATTACTTCACGTGAAATTAGGCGAAGCACTGACTAAGGTGATGTACGACTATCCGGATGTTAACCGGCTAAAGCCAGTCTATGTTCAGGCGAATACATTTCCCTACAATCATTTACAAATTTATGATGAAGTGGAAGCCACCGGTGAACCGGGCCACGCTACCGGCACGGTGATTGCACATGGCGACACGTTAAAGGCGGCGTTGACAGCGTTGAATCAGGGAAATGAAGATACGGATTTTTAG